From the Synechococcus sp. HK01-R genome, one window contains:
- a CDS encoding DUF2997 domain-containing protein, whose translation MPQRTLRFRIRPDGRVEERVEGVEGEACLGLTERLEAALGSVERREATSEAYGTQAAQTQPLPVEQL comes from the coding sequence ATGCCCCAGCGCACACTCCGTTTCCGCATTCGTCCTGACGGACGGGTTGAGGAGCGTGTTGAAGGCGTTGAAGGTGAAGCCTGCCTCGGTCTGACTGAGCGATTGGAAGCAGCTCTCGGTTCTGTCGAGCGCCGCGAAGCCACCAGTGAGGCCTATGGCACCCAGGCGGCACAGACCCAACCTCTTCCCGTTGAGCAACTCTGA